From the Bacteroidia bacterium genome, one window contains:
- a CDS encoding GIY-YIG nuclease family protein has product MTSRKDIIREYKERKKPSGIFQVRNTANGKVYIGGSLNLDGVLNGQKFRLFTGSHRNSALQADWKIFGEAAFEFEILEVIAETDDPNFDLKDELTLLEQIWLEKLEPYGDRGYNIPGEKIRQV; this is encoded by the coding sequence ATGACTTCAAGAAAGGACATCATCCGCGAGTACAAGGAGCGGAAAAAACCGTCGGGAATATTTCAGGTAAGGAACACCGCAAACGGGAAGGTGTACATCGGCGGCAGTTTGAATCTGGACGGTGTGTTGAACGGACAGAAATTCCGTTTGTTCACCGGCTCGCACCGCAACAGCGCCTTGCAGGCGGACTGGAAGATTTTCGGCGAGGCGGCGTTCGAGTTCGAAATTCTCGAAGTCATCGCGGAGACGGATGATCCGAATTTCGATCTTAAGGACGAGCTCACCCTCCTCGAACAGATCTGGCTGGAAAAGCTCGAACCATACGGCGACCGCGGCTACAACATCCCCGGCGAGAAGATTCGGCAGGTGTGA
- a CDS encoding DUF134 domain-containing protein: MPRPRIPRRILLPPRYLTFKPMGVPRHLLQQVILTVDEFEAIRLADHEGMDHLAAAARMGISRPTFSRLIEAAHAKVAACIIEGRELRIEGGDVDFVQSLQRCTDCGDEVVQEVEESAGTDSQENSCRVCGSGRVVDLSHVVLHGRRRGAATSIGAQGRGRGRRA; this comes from the coding sequence GTGCCACGTCCCCGTATCCCTCGCCGTATCCTGCTACCGCCGCGTTACCTCACCTTCAAGCCGATGGGCGTGCCGCGTCATCTGCTGCAACAGGTCATTCTTACCGTGGATGAGTTCGAGGCCATACGGCTCGCCGATCATGAAGGCATGGACCATCTGGCCGCCGCCGCGCGCATGGGCATCTCGCGTCCCACGTTCTCACGGTTGATCGAAGCGGCGCACGCGAAAGTGGCGGCCTGCATTATCGAAGGCCGCGAATTGCGCATCGAAGGGGGGGACGTCGATTTCGTGCAATCGCTGCAACGCTGTACGGACTGTGGCGACGAAGTCGTGCAGGAAGTCGAGGAAAGCGCGGGCACGGACAGTCAGGAGAATTCCTGCCGGGTGTGCGGCTCCGGGCGCGTGGTGGACCTCTCGCATGTGGTGCTGCATGGTCGGCGTCGCGGCGCCGCGACTTCCATCGGCGCTCAGGGGCGGGGAAGAGGGAGGCGGGCATGA
- a CDS encoding type II toxin-antitoxin system RelB/DinJ family antitoxin, with amino-acid sequence MNTKETYVRARVDRQLKSDTEQILRELGLTTAEAIRLLMHQIRLQRGLPFDLRLKEDNTDILLPNAMRQSAIDAVYED; translated from the coding sequence ATGAATACAAAAGAGACATACGTCAGGGCACGGGTTGACAGGCAGCTGAAATCCGACACCGAGCAGATATTGCGGGAACTGGGTCTGACCACAGCAGAGGCGATCCGCTTGCTCATGCACCAGATCAGACTGCAGCGGGGTCTCCCCTTCGACCTCAGGCTGAAGGAGGATAATACCGATATTTTGCTCCCGAATGCAATGAGGCAATCCGCAATCGATGCCGTATATGAAGACTGA
- a CDS encoding ribbon-helix-helix domain-containing protein → MNTPISVRLPQALAEQLETIARETERSRSFIIQKALESYIEEFADLQIALDRLHDTGDALITGEELRASLGV, encoded by the coding sequence TTGAATACACCAATTTCTGTAAGACTACCGCAGGCGTTGGCCGAGCAACTCGAGACTATCGCCCGGGAAACGGAGAGGTCCCGCTCCTTCATTATACAAAAGGCTCTGGAGTCGTACATTGAGGAATTTGCCGACCTGCAAATCGCACTTGACCGTTTGCACGATACAGGTGACGCGCTTATCACTGGCGAGGAGCTGAGAGCATCTCTTGGCGTATAG
- a CDS encoding dinitrogenase iron-molybdenum cofactor biosynthesis protein yields the protein MTIAIPARGEGWDAEVDDRFGRAKGFLLVDNDSGATRFVQNASHGDADHGAGIGAVQLLVNLGIHTLLANRVGPKAADALAAAGILCFPLAAQRTVAEAWQAYTHENPTL from the coding sequence ATGACTATTGCAATTCCCGCGCGAGGAGAAGGATGGGATGCTGAAGTGGACGACCGTTTTGGGCGCGCGAAAGGCTTTTTGCTCGTCGACAATGATAGTGGCGCGACGCGCTTCGTACAGAACGCATCGCATGGAGACGCGGACCACGGCGCGGGCATCGGTGCCGTGCAACTGCTGGTGAATCTTGGAATACATACGTTGCTCGCGAACCGCGTCGGTCCAAAAGCCGCTGACGCTCTCGCGGCAGCGGGAATTCTATGCTTCCCGCTCGCCGCTCAGCGTACCGTCGCCGAGGCCTGGCAAGCATATACACACGAGAATCCAACACTATGA
- a CDS encoding ATP-binding protein, translated as MRNVVVMSGKGGTGKTTITATLASCADTPLVVADCDVDAANLHLLLRPENDREQRFMAGAVPSFDSRGCSLCGICVSACVYHAITLRHGQYQVDMASCEGCGVCANICQDHLITMTPRMTGYTYEGRSRFHQPMVHARLCIGQENSGKLVTRVRQLATETALATGIDTVLVDGPPGLGCPAIAAMTGADMLLFVAEAGAAGAHDLARLLDLRRRFGIPAACVINKADLDDVSRADIRTRCACEGIPVIAEFPWSPVFPESLRQGRTVAEIGDTGMENVFREMWTVLRKNGAVA; from the coding sequence ATGAGAAACGTCGTGGTCATGAGCGGAAAGGGCGGCACCGGAAAAACCACAATAACCGCGACGCTCGCATCGTGCGCCGACACGCCCCTGGTGGTGGCGGACTGCGACGTGGACGCCGCGAATTTGCACCTGCTGTTGCGGCCGGAAAACGACCGGGAGCAGCGCTTCATGGCTGGCGCTGTGCCGTCATTCGACTCAAGGGGCTGCTCTCTCTGTGGTATCTGCGTCTCCGCCTGCGTCTACCATGCCATCACGCTGCGGCATGGCCAGTATCAGGTGGATATGGCGTCGTGTGAGGGCTGCGGTGTTTGTGCGAACATTTGTCAGGATCACCTGATCACTATGACGCCGCGCATGACGGGATATACATACGAAGGCCGCAGCCGCTTCCATCAGCCCATGGTGCACGCGCGCTTATGTATCGGACAGGAAAACAGCGGCAAACTGGTCACACGCGTCAGACAGCTCGCAACGGAAACAGCTCTCGCCACGGGTATCGACACGGTGCTGGTCGATGGTCCGCCCGGACTGGGCTGCCCGGCGATCGCGGCGATGACCGGAGCGGATATGCTGCTGTTCGTGGCCGAGGCGGGCGCGGCGGGGGCGCACGATCTGGCGCGACTGCTCGACCTGCGCAGGCGGTTTGGAATACCCGCCGCTTGCGTCATCAACAAAGCCGATCTCGACGACGTGAGCCGCGCGGACATCCGCACGCGCTGTGCGTGCGAGGGGATACCCGTGATTGCGGAGTTCCCCTGGTCCCCGGTGTTTCCCGAGTCGCTGCGTCAGGGACGCACCGTGGCGGAAATCGGAGATACAGGGATGGAGAACGTGTTTCGTGAAATGTGGACGGTATTACGGAAAAACGGAGCCGTAGCATGA
- a CDS encoding ATP-binding protein: protein MTIAVASGKGGVGKTMLATSLAVTLAREHPTLLLDLDVEEPNAHLFLDAPCTTIGEVTVMQPRIEEEFCNHCGLCQKICAFHALLVLPDQVVVFPELCKSCRGCVVLCPMGAVVDDAKRIGVVEQRALRQLTVLTGRLDVGATEAPALIREVKSRAGTLSAPVDTAASAAAAMAADVTVIDAPPGCGCAAVEAVRGADCTILVTEPTPFGLHDLDLTVRTLREFRQQVAVVLNKAVPHDDSVQRYCRAENIPLLASIPQSEDIARACAHGWLLPRAVPWSAPLFLDILERTGAFGEVHA from the coding sequence ATGACCATAGCGGTGGCGAGCGGAAAAGGCGGCGTGGGGAAGACGATGTTGGCGACTTCGCTCGCCGTCACGCTGGCGCGTGAACATCCGACGCTGCTGCTCGATCTCGATGTGGAGGAACCCAACGCCCATCTTTTCCTCGATGCACCGTGTACCACAATCGGGGAAGTGACGGTGATGCAGCCGCGGATCGAGGAAGAATTCTGCAATCACTGCGGACTCTGTCAGAAGATCTGTGCGTTCCATGCGCTCCTGGTGCTTCCCGATCAGGTCGTCGTATTCCCGGAATTGTGTAAAAGCTGTCGCGGTTGTGTCGTGCTCTGTCCGATGGGCGCCGTGGTGGACGATGCAAAGCGCATCGGTGTGGTGGAACAGCGCGCTCTCCGGCAGCTGACCGTGCTCACCGGCCGGCTCGATGTGGGAGCCACGGAAGCGCCGGCGCTCATCCGCGAGGTGAAGTCGCGAGCGGGAACGCTCTCCGCTCCTGTCGATACCGCCGCTTCGGCCGCTGCGGCAATGGCTGCGGATGTCACCGTCATCGACGCGCCTCCGGGGTGCGGCTGTGCCGCGGTGGAAGCGGTGCGCGGCGCGGATTGTACCATACTGGTGACCGAACCCACCCCCTTCGGGTTGCACGACCTGGACCTCACGGTGCGTACCCTTCGCGAATTCCGGCAGCAGGTTGCCGTGGTGCTCAACAAAGCGGTGCCGCACGACGATTCGGTGCAGCGCTATTGCCGGGCGGAAAACATTCCGCTGCTGGCGAGTATTCCGCAGAGCGAGGACATCGCGCGGGCCTGCGCCCACGGATGGCTGCTTCCACGCGCCGTGCCGTGGTCGGCGCCTTTGTTTCTCGACATTCTGGAACGTACGGGCGCCTTCGGAGAGGTACACGCATGA
- a CDS encoding MBL fold metallo-hydrolase: protein MLTFGIVITIIAGVVTFMHTVDDFGAPPSLEELKRYAGSAQLRNGRFANPGGADVQMDLNKGLQALREMLTAKDTRPSQPLPTGFDVESDIAVPGSGEFAVTWFGHSAVLLELDGRRLLIDPMLGPAASPVPMFFGKRFALEQPINIDRIPSVDAVLISHDHYDHLDKYSILALASRVGHFYVPLGVGAHLLLWGVPQEKITEMDWWDEAEVKGLRIAATPAQHFSGRGMTDRNRTLWVSWVIQGGASIYFSGDSGYGEHFARIGERYGPFDFTMMECGQYNEKWQPIHCLPEESVQAHLDLRGAVMMPIHWGAFTLAPHRWTEPLERVRIAAATQSVRLAVPMIGERFIPSRAVPFWDPAR, encoded by the coding sequence ATGCTGACCTTCGGAATTGTGATCACCATCATCGCGGGAGTTGTGACCTTCATGCATACAGTGGACGACTTTGGAGCCCCGCCTTCGCTGGAGGAGCTGAAGCGCTACGCGGGATCGGCGCAGTTGCGCAACGGCCGCTTCGCGAATCCGGGCGGCGCGGATGTGCAAATGGATCTCAACAAGGGTCTGCAGGCACTGCGGGAAATGCTGACCGCCAAGGATACACGCCCCTCGCAACCCCTTCCTACGGGCTTCGACGTGGAAAGCGATATCGCGGTACCCGGCTCCGGCGAATTCGCCGTCACCTGGTTCGGACACTCGGCGGTGTTGCTGGAGCTGGACGGCCGCCGCCTGCTCATCGATCCGATGCTCGGTCCCGCCGCCTCACCCGTTCCGATGTTTTTCGGCAAGCGCTTCGCTCTCGAGCAGCCGATCAACATCGACCGCATCCCGTCCGTAGACGCCGTGCTTATTTCCCACGATCATTATGACCATCTGGACAAATACAGCATACTCGCGCTGGCGTCGCGGGTGGGACATTTCTATGTACCTCTAGGCGTGGGCGCTCACCTGCTGCTGTGGGGTGTGCCGCAAGAGAAGATCACGGAAATGGACTGGTGGGATGAAGCCGAGGTCAAAGGTCTGCGCATCGCGGCAACGCCGGCGCAGCATTTTTCGGGACGTGGAATGACGGACCGCAACCGCACCTTATGGGTATCCTGGGTGATTCAGGGCGGCGCAAGCATCTACTTCAGCGGCGACAGCGGGTACGGAGAACATTTCGCCCGCATCGGCGAGCGCTATGGTCCCTTCGACTTCACGATGATGGAATGCGGGCAGTACAACGAAAAATGGCAACCCATACACTGCCTGCCCGAGGAGAGCGTACAGGCGCACCTGGATCTTCGCGGCGCGGTAATGATGCCCATTCATTGGGGCGCCTTTACGCTGGCGCCGCATCGCTGGACGGAGCCGCTTGAGCGCGTCCGTATCGCCGCGGCGACGCAGTCCGTGCGTCTGGCGGTGCCCATGATCGGCGAGCGATTCATTCCGTCGCGCGCCGTGCCGTTTTGGGATCCTGCGCGGTAA
- a CDS encoding MBL fold metallo-hydrolase — MASHLLLWGVPQEKITEMDWWDEAEVKGLRIAATPAQHFSGRGMTDRNRTLWASSVIQGGGASIYFSGDSGYGEHFARIGERYGPFDFTMMECGQYNEKWQPIHCLSEESVQAHRDLRGAVMMPIHWGAFTLAPHRWTEPVERVRTAAAAQSVRLAVPMIGQRFIPAHSLPAWDPAR, encoded by the coding sequence GTGGCCTCGCACCTGCTGCTGTGGGGTGTGCCGCAAGAGAAGATCACGGAAATGGACTGGTGGGATGAAGCCGAGGTCAAAGGTCTGCGCATCGCGGCAACGCCGGCGCAGCATTTTTCGGGACGTGGAATGACGGACCGCAACCGCACGCTGTGGGCGTCCTCGGTGATTCAGGGCGGAGGCGCGAGCATATACTTCAGCGGCGACAGCGGGTATGGGGAGCATTTCGCCCGCATCGGCGAGCGCTATGGTCCCTTCGATTTCACCATGATGGAATGCGGTCAGTATAACGAAAAATGGCAACCCATACACTGCCTGTCCGAGGAGAGCGTTCAGGCGCATCGGGATCTTCGCGGCGCGGTAATGATGCCCATTCACTGGGGCGCCTTTACGCTGGCGCCGCATCGCTGGACGGAGCCCGTGGAGCGCGTGCGCACTGCCGCTGCGGCACAATCCGTGCGTCTGGCGGTGCCCATGATCGGACAACGTTTTATTCCCGCGCACTCGCTGCCTGCCTGGGACCCGGCCCGATAA
- a CDS encoding oxidoreductase: protein MRNDWNLSDIPHLSGRLAVVTGASAGIGFITARELARRGATVLLGVRDLAKGEKAQRRIRAELPDAETRLLHLDLSDLRSVGDAADELRQTQNKLDLLINNAGVMIPPLTRTADGFELQIGVNHLGHFALTMQLLDLLDTAPGARVVTISSGAHKIGRPDLDDLNWERRKYRALQAYADSKFANLLFTVELQRRLAETGSSTLAVAAHPGVAMTELQRHSRLLAASSLPIAHSVEEATLPTLRAATDPDVRGGDYYGPGKLFELKGAPVIVQPVRRTKDTDSAQRLWTLSEQLTGARLHPRSGKHAA from the coding sequence ATGCGTAACGACTGGAACCTTTCGGATATCCCCCACCTTTCGGGCCGTCTTGCCGTTGTCACCGGAGCCAGCGCAGGTATCGGCTTTATCACCGCACGTGAACTCGCTCGCCGCGGCGCGACCGTACTGCTGGGCGTGCGCGATCTTGCTAAGGGTGAGAAAGCGCAGCGCCGTATTCGCGCGGAACTGCCCGACGCCGAGACGCGGCTCCTGCATCTCGATCTCTCAGATCTCCGCTCCGTCGGGGACGCCGCCGATGAGCTTCGGCAGACACAGAACAAACTGGATCTGCTCATCAATAATGCGGGTGTGATGATACCGCCTCTGACGCGGACCGCGGATGGTTTCGAGTTGCAGATCGGTGTGAATCATCTGGGTCATTTTGCACTTACCATGCAGTTGCTGGACCTGCTCGATACCGCTCCCGGAGCCAGGGTGGTCACGATCAGCAGCGGTGCGCACAAAATTGGACGACCGGATCTCGACGATCTCAACTGGGAGCGCCGCAAATACCGCGCCTTGCAGGCGTACGCGGACAGTAAATTCGCGAACCTGCTCTTCACCGTCGAATTGCAACGCCGCCTCGCGGAAACGGGCAGTAGCACCCTCGCCGTCGCAGCGCACCCCGGCGTGGCGATGACGGAATTGCAGCGTCATTCGCGTCTTCTCGCCGCGAGCAGCCTGCCCATCGCGCACAGCGTGGAAGAGGCGACGCTGCCCACACTCCGTGCCGCGACCGATCCGGACGTGCGTGGGGGCGACTATTACGGCCCAGGAAAGCTGTTCGAACTCAAAGGCGCTCCGGTGATCGTACAGCCCGTGCGCCGCACCAAGGATACCGACAGCGCACAGCGATTATGGACGCTTTCCGAGCAACTCACCGGCGCAAGGTTGCATCCGAGAAGCGGCAAGCACGCTGCATAA
- a CDS encoding DUF4258 domain-containing protein, with translation MEMEIDGTIIRFEDGTEIKIHSHAASRMRERRICAEEVAEVFLSFQSKYPDADHPDRFSLIGTTVGNRVIRLVFKESNPLLLITVIDVRGQYNETTH, from the coding sequence ATGGAAATGGAAATAGATGGAACCATTATTCGCTTCGAAGACGGCACTGAAATCAAGATCCATTCCCATGCCGCATCGAGAATGCGCGAACGGCGCATTTGTGCAGAAGAAGTCGCAGAGGTTTTCCTTTCTTTTCAGTCCAAATATCCAGATGCCGATCATCCGGACAGATTCAGCCTGATTGGTACGACAGTTGGCAATCGAGTCATCAGGCTTGTATTCAAGGAATCCAACCCGCTTCTTCTCATCACAGTAATCGACGTGAGAGGACAATACAATGAAACAACACACTAA
- a CDS encoding type II toxin-antitoxin system PemK/MazF family toxin, producing the protein MKTEAGEVYLVDLGMSAKVRPMVVISRRDDDAPRALSICAPITTSFRGSRYEIAIGKPTFLNEASYVNVQGLQAIQHHELGRRIGHLPASALLLIRECLAWLFEIDSSNSSDDHVLR; encoded by the coding sequence ATGAAGACTGAAGCCGGGGAAGTGTATCTCGTGGACCTGGGTATGTCCGCGAAGGTCAGGCCTATGGTGGTGATTTCGCGACGAGACGACGACGCGCCGAGGGCATTGAGTATTTGCGCACCAATAACAACCTCCTTTCGTGGAAGTCGATACGAGATCGCGATCGGAAAGCCCACATTTCTCAATGAAGCAAGCTACGTAAATGTGCAGGGTCTACAAGCAATTCAACATCATGAATTGGGACGCCGCATCGGTCATTTGCCCGCATCCGCTCTGTTGTTGATTCGGGAGTGTCTTGCCTGGCTGTTCGAAATTGACAGCAGCAACAGCAGCGACGACCACGTGCTTCGTTGA
- a CDS encoding DUF2283 domain-containing protein: MKQHTNFPEFTIDTELSIAYLRLSDRRVVRQEVLEAETVIADIDDNGGIVGVEILSLTRFSRLMHNAGYRFPKQYNAQILSATLLPLLWRSRTTA, encoded by the coding sequence ATGAAACAACACACTAACTTCCCGGAATTCACCATCGATACAGAACTGAGCATCGCGTATCTACGTCTTTCAGACCGGCGCGTGGTCCGACAGGAAGTTCTCGAAGCCGAAACGGTGATTGCGGACATTGATGACAACGGCGGTATTGTTGGTGTGGAAATATTGAGTCTTACGCGGTTCAGCCGTCTTATGCACAACGCTGGGTATCGATTCCCGAAGCAATACAACGCGCAAATCCTCTCCGCAACCTTGCTTCCATTGTTGTGGCGTTCGCGCACAACAGCATGA
- a CDS encoding type II toxin-antitoxin system mRNA interferase toxin, RelE/StbE family — translation MAYSIVYKQSVRHDLGKLAIPEISRILDRIEQELIHKAASNPVLKGKFAGLRKYRIGDYRIIYALKADEIIILRIAHRSEVYRR, via the coding sequence TTGGCGTATAGCATCGTGTACAAACAATCCGTGCGGCATGATCTCGGGAAATTGGCAATCCCGGAGATTTCGCGCATCCTCGACAGGATTGAGCAGGAACTGATTCATAAGGCGGCTTCGAATCCAGTTCTGAAGGGAAAGTTCGCCGGCCTGCGAAAATACCGGATTGGTGACTACAGAATTATTTACGCCCTGAAAGCGGACGAAATAATCATTCTGCGCATCGCTCATCGCAGCGAAGTCTACAGGCGATGA